From the Bacillus sp. SM2101 genome, one window contains:
- a CDS encoding alpha/beta hydrolase, with the protein MLKAKTPNFIDANKQIIQDSIASLEMIRIGGVEQCILIRGKNKHKPLILFLHGGPGAAQIGYAPKLQQKLEEDFVVVNWDQRGAGKSYSKEIQIDSLNISQFLSDVHELVVLLLQRFNQKKLYLVGHSWGSLLGSLFVKKHPELIHAYIGVGQFVNMVKNEEISYRFTLEKAHRTKNSKAQKQLEKIGYPPYDKFTDIVIQRKWLDKFGGAVHGSTMIKSMRKSASYREYSIVDWLRFMRYNKFSFSNSKLWDELMAMDLLSEVDEMKVPVYICVGRYDYTTPFELAEEYYEHLKAPKKELVWFEKSAHSPNFEEPDKFYEVCMQATK; encoded by the coding sequence ATGTTAAAAGCAAAAACGCCAAATTTTATTGATGCTAACAAACAAATTATTCAAGATAGTATTGCTTCGTTGGAAATGATTAGGATCGGTGGAGTCGAACAATGCATTCTTATAAGGGGAAAAAATAAACATAAACCGCTAATACTTTTTTTACACGGGGGACCTGGTGCTGCTCAAATAGGGTATGCTCCAAAACTTCAGCAAAAGCTAGAGGAAGATTTTGTAGTCGTGAACTGGGATCAAAGGGGTGCAGGAAAATCTTACTCAAAAGAAATTCAAATTGACAGTTTAAATATTAGCCAATTCCTCTCAGATGTACACGAGTTAGTAGTATTACTTCTTCAGAGATTTAATCAAAAGAAATTATACTTAGTCGGGCATTCCTGGGGAAGTCTATTAGGATCGTTATTTGTCAAGAAGCACCCTGAGCTAATACATGCATATATCGGTGTTGGTCAATTTGTGAATATGGTGAAAAATGAAGAAATCTCTTATCGTTTTACACTTGAGAAGGCTCATAGAACAAAGAATAGCAAGGCACAGAAGCAGTTAGAAAAAATTGGATATCCACCATATGATAAATTTACTGACATCGTTATTCAGAGAAAGTGGTTAGATAAATTTGGTGGTGCTGTTCATGGATCTACCATGATTAAGTCCATGCGTAAATCGGCATCTTATAGAGAATATTCTATTGTAGATTGGCTACGCTTTATGAGATATAATAAATTTTCTTTTTCCAACAGTAAGCTATGGGATGAGCTGATGGCGATGGATTTACTAAGCGAAGTGGATGAAATGAAAGTACCAGTGTATATTTGTGTTGGACGTTATGACTACACTACACCGTTTGAGCTTGCTGAAGAATATTATGAGCATTTAAAAGCGCCAAAAAAAGAACTCGTGTGGTTTGAAAAATCAGCTCATTCACCCAATTTTGAAGAGCCAGATAAATTTTACGAAGTGTGTATGCAAGCAACAAAATAA
- a CDS encoding DeoR/GlpR family DNA-binding transcription regulator, which produces MFQEERMLAILNYLKIHKKISVDEICQQYNVSRDTARRDLVKLEEKQAILRTRGGAILPTLNNEIKSYKDRLHLLSKEKEAIGRVAATLVNDGEIIIMDESTTVQACAEFLQATDCTVVTNSISHSLILSNNPGADIYLLGGQLNKEHRFLYGSSTVEKLSHYNVDKAFIGVTGISNRGLTIAHEEDGFVKKKMIEQATEVIVLADSTKFHTQAFFTFAALSQIDVIITDQTIDESLMKVLDDHDVEVLVASSQMLNL; this is translated from the coding sequence TTGTTCCAAGAGGAAAGAATGCTTGCCATTCTTAATTACTTAAAAATCCATAAAAAGATAAGCGTTGATGAAATTTGTCAACAATATAATGTTTCACGTGATACTGCTCGGCGTGACCTTGTCAAGCTTGAAGAAAAGCAAGCTATCTTGCGCACAAGAGGTGGAGCAATTCTACCAACTTTAAATAATGAAATTAAAAGTTATAAAGACAGACTACATCTCCTTTCTAAAGAGAAAGAAGCAATTGGTAGAGTAGCAGCCACGTTAGTAAATGATGGCGAAATTATTATTATGGATGAATCTACAACCGTCCAAGCTTGTGCAGAGTTTCTTCAAGCTACAGATTGTACAGTAGTAACAAATTCAATTAGTCATTCATTAATCTTGTCCAATAACCCTGGAGCAGACATATACTTGCTAGGTGGTCAATTAAATAAAGAACACCGTTTTCTGTATGGTTCATCCACTGTAGAAAAACTTTCACACTACAACGTTGACAAAGCATTTATTGGTGTTACTGGCATATCAAATCGCGGTCTGACCATTGCGCATGAAGAGGATGGATTTGTAAAAAAGAAAATGATTGAGCAAGCAACTGAAGTAATCGTTTTAGCTGATTCAACCAAATTTCATACACAGGCTTTTTTTACATTTGCAGCATTATCACAAATTGATGTGATCATCACTGATCAAACAATTGATGAATCACTCATGAAAGTTCTGGATGACCATGATGTTGAAGTATTAGTTGCCTCTTCACAAATGTTAAATTTATAA
- a CDS encoding phospholipase — protein sequence MRRTSLRPRRCLFPGYRWCGPGCSGPGAPINDVDAACKAHDECYRIYGRTYECDLMFVRQLRPKVNPYTEKGRHAQLMYNFMKSRL from the coding sequence ATGAGAAGGACGAGTTTGCGTCCGAGAAGGTGCCTTTTCCCTGGCTATAGATGGTGTGGACCAGGCTGTAGTGGACCTGGTGCTCCAATCAATGATGTTGATGCAGCATGTAAGGCACATGACGAATGCTACCGTATATACGGCAGAACTTATGAATGTGATTTAATGTTTGTTCGCCAACTACGCCCGAAAGTCAATCCCTATACAGAAAAAGGACGTCATGCTCAACTAATGTATAACTTTATGAAGTCTCGATTGTAA
- the queD gene encoding 6-carboxytetrahydropterin synthase QueD, with product MYGFNIVNKLQKIDKDIHRSQLKYHTKRVLVSKEFTFDAAHHLHCYDGKCKNLHGHTYKVVFGISGFVNDIGLVIDFGEIKDIWTNNIEVFLDHRYINEMLPPMNTTAENMVVWIFEQMHESIEMRKDKLKGARVEFVRLYETPTCFAEAKREWMEDRH from the coding sequence ATGTATGGATTTAATATTGTTAATAAACTTCAAAAAATTGATAAGGATATTCATAGAAGTCAACTAAAATATCATACAAAACGTGTATTAGTAAGCAAAGAATTTACGTTTGATGCTGCACACCATTTACATTGTTATGATGGAAAGTGTAAAAATTTGCACGGTCACACATACAAAGTTGTTTTTGGTATAAGTGGTTTCGTTAATGACATAGGATTAGTAATAGATTTTGGAGAAATCAAAGATATATGGACAAATAACATTGAAGTTTTCTTAGATCATCGTTATATAAATGAAATGTTGCCCCCGATGAATACTACAGCAGAAAACATGGTTGTATGGATTTTTGAGCAAATGCATGAGTCAATTGAAATGAGAAAAGATAAATTGAAAGGTGCTAGGGTTGAGTTTGTTCGCTTATATGAAACTCCTACGTGCTTTGCAGAAGCGAAAAGAGAGTGGATGGAGGATAGGCATTAA
- a CDS encoding S9 family peptidase: MLTFKKPDVEQFLRAYRIQNFVVNNNESQLIFSTNISGKFNLWGMDLPNQFPYPLTFNDQSCHDLRYDKAGKFVIAAFDHEGDENTQLYMIPPHGGHLNPLRTAEGHQHINPILSEDGKRLYYSSTKDDPTYLKGYCYQMDSGEEKVVVDGDGAATYLAGISPNEENMVLIKHFSNTHTLAYVKTDEELFSLTPDSENQHTVNDVVYVSDSELFFLTDYNEDFSYIAKFDIVNRKFSKVVSLQDESFNTIKYNDSQKQLYVVSEKGVEDHLYVYDLKSSQLKEIQLPVGKVEQLSVSEKGNIYLLGTAATKPWNIYVKETGTNEWVSLTNNRVLGVDEEQLVDPLVLKYKSFDGLEIESLFFKAKPENSNGHVVFWPHGGPQAAERKFFRGVFQYIINEGFSIFAPNFRGSTGYGLQFTKMVEGDWGHGPRLDNVEGIEFLINNGYAERDKIFLMGGSFGGYMSLLLHGRHPEYFKAVVDIFGPSDLFSFINSVPEHWKPVMNQWVGDPEKDKEKLIEYSPITYLENMTKPMLVIQGANDPRVVKAESDKIVQALQEKGREVEYIVLEDEGHGFSKKENELKVYRAVSEFFNKHM; this comes from the coding sequence ATGCTAACATTTAAGAAACCTGATGTCGAACAGTTTTTACGTGCGTACAGAATTCAAAATTTTGTCGTGAATAATAATGAAAGTCAGCTTATTTTTAGCACGAACATTAGTGGGAAATTCAATTTGTGGGGAATGGATTTACCTAACCAGTTTCCTTATCCGCTTACATTTAATGATCAAAGTTGTCACGACCTTCGTTACGACAAAGCTGGAAAGTTTGTTATTGCAGCATTTGATCATGAAGGGGACGAAAATACTCAACTATATATGATTCCTCCTCATGGTGGACACCTAAATCCCCTAAGAACGGCAGAGGGGCACCAACACATCAACCCTATTTTGTCAGAAGATGGGAAAAGACTATATTATTCTTCTACGAAGGATGACCCAACATACTTAAAAGGGTACTGTTATCAAATGGATTCAGGAGAAGAAAAGGTAGTAGTAGACGGAGATGGAGCGGCTACATATTTAGCTGGTATTAGTCCAAATGAAGAAAATATGGTTTTAATTAAGCATTTCTCAAATACACATACGTTAGCATATGTAAAAACAGATGAAGAACTATTTTCATTAACACCAGATTCTGAGAATCAACATACGGTCAACGATGTAGTTTATGTATCTGATTCAGAGCTCTTTTTCCTTACTGATTACAATGAAGATTTTTCATATATAGCAAAATTTGATATCGTAAATCGAAAATTTAGTAAGGTGGTTTCTTTACAAGATGAAAGCTTTAACACTATTAAATATAATGACAGTCAAAAGCAATTATATGTAGTGAGTGAAAAAGGTGTTGAAGACCATTTATATGTATACGATCTTAAGTCAAGTCAATTAAAAGAAATACAACTTCCTGTTGGAAAGGTCGAACAGCTATCAGTTTCAGAAAAAGGTAATATTTATTTGTTAGGTACAGCTGCGACAAAGCCTTGGAATATATATGTAAAAGAGACTGGTACAAATGAATGGGTATCATTGACTAATAACCGAGTGTTAGGTGTAGACGAGGAACAGCTAGTTGATCCTCTAGTACTGAAATATAAATCATTTGATGGTCTGGAAATTGAATCACTCTTTTTCAAAGCAAAGCCTGAAAACAGTAATGGTCACGTAGTTTTTTGGCCACATGGAGGACCACAAGCTGCAGAACGAAAATTCTTTAGAGGTGTGTTTCAATATATTATTAATGAAGGGTTTAGTATATTTGCTCCAAACTTCAGAGGATCAACTGGTTATGGTTTGCAATTTACCAAAATGGTTGAAGGTGACTGGGGGCATGGACCGCGGCTTGATAATGTCGAAGGCATAGAGTTTCTCATAAATAATGGCTATGCTGAAAGAGATAAAATCTTTCTTATGGGTGGAAGCTTTGGAGGGTACATGTCGTTGCTCCTCCATGGTAGACATCCAGAATACTTCAAAGCTGTTGTAGACATTTTTGGACCTAGTGATCTGTTTTCCTTCATTAATTCGGTACCAGAACATTGGAAACCTGTTATGAACCAGTGGGTAGGAGACCCTGAAAAAGATAAAGAGAAATTAATTGAGTATTCACCGATCACATATTTAGAAAATATGACAAAACCTATGCTCGTCATACAAGGTGCAAATGATCCTCGTGTTGTTAAAGCTGAGTCAGATAAAATTGTTCAAGCATTACAGGAGAAAGGGCGAGAAGTCGAGTATATTGTTTTAGAAGATGAAGGGCACGGTTTTTCTAAAAAGGAAAATGAGCTTAAGGTGTACAGAGCTGTAAGTGAGTTCTTTAACAAACATATGTAA
- a CDS encoding HU family DNA-binding protein: protein MNKSELVNVVAEKAELSKKDAAKAVDAVLYAIQEPLTKGEKVQLIGFGNFVVRERAARKGRNPQTGEEIQISASKVPAFVAGKALKEAVNN from the coding sequence ATGAATAAATCAGAATTAGTAAATGTAGTAGCAGAGAAGGCGGAGTTAAGCAAAAAAGATGCTGCGAAGGCAGTAGATGCTGTATTGTACGCAATTCAGGAGCCATTGACTAAAGGAGAAAAGGTCCAACTAATTGGTTTTGGTAATTTTGTCGTCCGTGAACGTGCTGCAAGAAAAGGGCGTAACCCCCAAACAGGTGAAGAGATTCAAATTTCTGCAAGCAAAGTACCAGCATTTGTTGCAGGTAAAGCATTAAAAGAAGCTGTTAATAACTAA
- a CDS encoding alpha/beta hydrolase, protein MKGLKHSEKYIKINGSNFYTTCVGEGEPIVFLHGGPGSEHRFFLPHILPLAKDFKLILYDQRGCGKSEGSKQHNYSMADEVNTLELLREKLGYDKLNLFGESWGSMLALLYATTYPDRVNKILLTAAIGVTKEGFETFGREVEKKLSKEAKDKLAKLEVRLKTDHSALDQIFNILDPYYVYNTEALNRKEETINNHVVNEMIGKDILNNFDLSPKLDLLSNIPILVAQGSHDILTPALIEDLLIKSIPHARIVEIDNCGHWTVVECAEKMIEITREFFS, encoded by the coding sequence GTGAAGGGTTTGAAACATTCTGAAAAATACATAAAGATTAATGGGAGTAATTTTTATACGACTTGTGTTGGTGAAGGCGAGCCGATTGTTTTTCTTCATGGAGGTCCTGGAAGTGAACATCGCTTCTTTTTACCACATATTCTCCCATTAGCGAAAGATTTTAAGTTAATATTGTACGATCAAAGAGGTTGTGGTAAATCAGAAGGATCTAAACAACATAATTATTCTATGGCAGATGAAGTAAACACACTAGAGTTACTACGTGAAAAATTAGGGTATGACAAGCTTAACTTATTTGGTGAGTCTTGGGGATCAATGCTTGCATTATTATATGCAACAACATATCCTGACAGAGTAAACAAAATACTATTGACTGCTGCAATCGGAGTAACAAAAGAAGGGTTTGAAACGTTTGGAAGAGAAGTAGAGAAAAAACTGTCCAAAGAGGCAAAAGACAAATTGGCCAAATTAGAAGTGAGATTAAAAACTGATCATTCGGCTCTGGATCAAATTTTTAATATCTTAGACCCTTATTATGTTTATAATACAGAAGCCTTAAACCGTAAAGAAGAAACCATTAATAATCATGTAGTTAATGAAATGATAGGAAAGGATATACTAAACAACTTTGACTTATCACCAAAGTTAGATTTGCTGTCAAATATACCAATTCTAGTAGCCCAAGGTAGTCATGATATTTTAACACCAGCTCTAATTGAAGACTTGTTGATAAAATCTATCCCTCATGCCAGAATAGTAGAAATCGATAATTGTGGTCATTGGACTGTTGTAGAGTGCGCAGAAAAAATGATAGAAATCACCCGTGAATTTTTTTCATAA
- a CDS encoding acyl-CoA dehydrogenase family protein: MGLDFVKTPFQQEWYNKVGKLADEFAKREKHYDIHGTFPFNNIEQLKEAGYTSLTIPKQFGGQNISLYELVLLQERLAQGDGATALSIGWHIGCVMDITEKSRWAHNMLTYLCDQVKKGKLINRAATERQTGSPTRGGKPQTYAKKKNSNWIINGRKTFTTMAPTLDFFLVSAAVDDQLCEFLIPRDSTGVRIEEAWDTMSMRGTGSHDLVLDQVEVEEKFLVERNTRERKGLANGWLLHIPACYMGIAIAARNYALHFAHTYSPSSISGPISELPNIQRMTGEMELELMQARHFMYSVAERYDTSQHKQLLIPELGAVKHVVTNSAISVVDKAMRILGAQSLFNDRPLERYYRNVRAGLHNPPMDDAVIGTLAQHAFSEITNKESNIQSTKKE, translated from the coding sequence ATGGGTTTAGATTTTGTGAAAACTCCCTTTCAACAAGAGTGGTATAACAAGGTGGGTAAGCTTGCAGACGAATTTGCAAAACGTGAGAAACATTATGATATTCATGGAACATTTCCATTTAACAATATTGAACAACTAAAGGAAGCTGGATATACATCATTAACGATTCCTAAACAATTTGGGGGGCAAAATATCTCATTGTATGAGCTTGTTTTGCTACAGGAAAGGCTCGCACAAGGCGATGGAGCTACAGCACTCTCAATTGGTTGGCATATAGGTTGCGTCATGGATATAACTGAAAAAAGTAGATGGGCGCATAATATGTTAACCTATCTTTGTGATCAAGTGAAAAAAGGAAAGCTGATTAATAGAGCTGCAACTGAACGGCAAACTGGAAGTCCTACACGGGGTGGCAAACCACAAACTTATGCTAAAAAAAAGAACTCAAACTGGATTATTAATGGACGAAAAACCTTTACTACGATGGCTCCTACATTGGATTTCTTTCTTGTTAGTGCAGCTGTTGATGATCAATTATGTGAATTTTTAATACCACGTGACTCAACTGGAGTTCGAATTGAGGAAGCATGGGATACGATGTCGATGCGTGGAACTGGCAGCCATGATCTTGTTTTAGACCAAGTTGAGGTAGAAGAAAAATTTTTAGTTGAAAGGAATACGAGGGAAAGAAAAGGTTTAGCAAATGGATGGTTACTTCATATTCCTGCCTGTTATATGGGTATAGCTATAGCGGCACGTAATTATGCCTTGCATTTTGCTCATACATATTCACCTAGTAGTATAAGTGGACCAATTAGTGAACTACCAAACATCCAAAGAATGACAGGGGAAATGGAGCTAGAACTTATGCAAGCACGCCATTTTATGTATTCAGTTGCAGAACGATACGATACATCTCAACATAAACAATTGCTTATTCCTGAATTAGGTGCAGTAAAACATGTGGTGACGAATAGTGCAATCTCGGTAGTAGATAAGGCAATGCGTATTTTAGGTGCCCAAAGCTTGTTTAACGACCGACCACTCGAGAGATATTATCGTAATGTTCGAGCAGGACTTCATAATCCACCAATGGATGATGCTGTAATTGGAACCCTTGCACAGCATGCATTTTCAGAGATAACGAATAAAGAATCGAATATACAATCAACAAAGAAAGAATAA
- the treP gene encoding PTS system trehalose-specific EIIBC component, which produces MMGEKQQVEQIINAIGGKENIEAATHCVTRLRFALRDDDIVDKEALEKIEIVKGTFLANGQFQVVIGQGLVDKIYKQLVEMAEIGSSTKEEIKTVAEKKLNPIQRMIKTLADIFIPILPAIVTAGLLMGINNILTGPGIFYDEKSLIDVHTQWKDIADIINLIANTAFVFLPGLIGWSAVKRFGGSPLLGIVLGLMLVHPGLLNAWAYGDALANNEVPYWNLFGLDVAKIGYQGQVLPVLIASFVLAKIELFLNKRIADAFKLLLVAPITLLVTGFLSFIIIGPITFAIGNGITDGLVLVFDKFAALGGLLYGGLYALLVVTGMHHTFLAVDIQLIGSTGGTFLWPILALSNIAQGSAAFAMMVVSKDEKLKGLSLTSGISAFLGITEPAMFGVNIRFKYPFLFAILGSAIAGLFITINAVQAFSIGVGGLPGFLSIVPDKWISFFIGMAIVLVVPFVLTIVYGKLKKS; this is translated from the coding sequence ATGATGGGGGAAAAACAACAAGTTGAGCAAATTATTAATGCAATAGGTGGGAAAGAAAACATTGAGGCAGCAACACATTGTGTTACAAGATTAAGGTTTGCGTTAAGAGATGATGATATCGTAGATAAGGAAGCTTTAGAAAAAATAGAAATTGTAAAAGGTACTTTTCTTGCGAATGGTCAATTCCAAGTTGTTATCGGTCAAGGTTTAGTAGATAAAATATATAAACAACTCGTAGAAATGGCCGAAATAGGTAGTTCAACTAAAGAAGAGATTAAAACAGTTGCCGAAAAGAAATTAAACCCAATTCAACGAATGATTAAAACGTTAGCAGATATTTTCATACCTATTTTACCTGCCATCGTTACCGCGGGGTTATTAATGGGGATTAATAATATTCTAACTGGTCCAGGTATTTTTTATGATGAGAAATCTTTAATAGACGTTCATACACAATGGAAAGATATTGCTGATATTATAAATTTAATTGCTAATACTGCGTTCGTTTTTTTACCTGGTCTAATTGGTTGGTCAGCTGTAAAACGTTTTGGTGGAAGTCCGTTACTCGGTATAGTGCTCGGCCTAATGCTTGTTCATCCCGGTTTACTTAATGCATGGGCTTATGGAGATGCGTTAGCAAATAACGAAGTTCCTTACTGGAATTTATTCGGTTTAGACGTAGCAAAAATAGGATATCAGGGTCAAGTGTTACCTGTATTAATAGCATCATTTGTATTAGCCAAGATTGAGCTGTTTTTAAATAAGAGGATAGCGGATGCTTTCAAACTTTTATTAGTTGCACCAATTACTTTATTAGTCACTGGGTTTTTATCATTTATTATTATTGGTCCAATTACTTTCGCAATTGGGAATGGTATTACAGATGGGTTAGTATTGGTTTTTGATAAATTTGCAGCATTAGGTGGATTATTATACGGTGGACTTTACGCATTACTAGTAGTAACAGGGATGCACCATACTTTCTTAGCAGTAGATATACAACTGATAGGTAGTACTGGTGGAACATTCTTATGGCCAATTCTTGCTTTATCGAATATTGCTCAAGGGTCTGCAGCGTTTGCTATGATGGTAGTATCAAAAGATGAAAAACTAAAAGGGTTATCACTTACATCAGGGATCTCAGCATTTTTAGGAATTACAGAACCAGCTATGTTTGGTGTTAATATTCGGTTTAAATACCCGTTTCTTTTTGCAATACTTGGTTCAGCAATAGCAGGTTTATTTATTACAATAAATGCTGTTCAAGCTTTCTCTATAGGTGTAGGAGGTCTTCCAGGATTTTTATCAATTGTACCTGATAAGTGGATATCATTTTTTATAGGTATGGCAATCGTATTAGTAGTCCCGTTTGTATTAACAATAGTATACGGTAAACTAAAGAAAAGCTAA
- a CDS encoding DUF3298 and DUF4163 domain-containing protein — protein sequence MKRNKVIVTTVLSALLVGGTVTGFMQVPEKAKAKESVLVKADKNQNNLAIINKTASENLEEISSTFTINIPVIENESNISSLQRINTIMDYEIIDFKNRLRNQFAQTYLDLNGEVSFGFSGDVTYEVTFNNDKIVSIPVTYTQYTGGAHSNTEIVGYNFNLETGEVIYVSDLFKSDFHFQKEINNKIKEEISKQPEGYFEDALVTVDRLDVNFNYFIKDNAIVVQFKAYELSSYSSGLPSFEIPLKDFENDLTPIGKSIISTKK from the coding sequence ATGAAACGAAACAAAGTAATAGTAACAACTGTATTGTCTGCATTGCTTGTAGGAGGTACAGTGACTGGCTTTATGCAAGTACCTGAAAAGGCTAAAGCAAAAGAATCAGTACTAGTAAAAGCTGATAAGAATCAAAACAATCTAGCAATTATTAATAAAACAGCAAGCGAGAATTTAGAAGAAATTTCTTCAACATTTACGATTAACATCCCAGTAATTGAAAATGAAAGTAATATTTCTTCATTACAAAGAATTAATACGATAATGGACTATGAAATCATAGACTTTAAAAATAGACTGCGTAATCAATTTGCCCAAACGTATTTAGACCTTAACGGTGAAGTGTCATTTGGCTTTAGTGGTGATGTAACTTATGAAGTGACGTTTAATAATGATAAGATTGTCAGTATACCAGTCACATACACACAATATACTGGAGGAGCACACTCAAATACAGAAATTGTTGGATATAACTTTAATTTAGAAACAGGTGAAGTGATCTATGTGAGTGACTTATTTAAATCAGACTTTCATTTTCAAAAAGAAATAAACAATAAGATTAAAGAAGAAATCTCTAAACAACCTGAAGGTTATTTTGAAGATGCACTAGTTACAGTAGATCGTCTTGACGTAAACTTTAATTATTTTATTAAGGACAATGCGATTGTCGTTCAATTTAAAGCCTACGAATTATCATCATATTCATCAGGTTTGCCAAGTTTTGAAATACCTCTTAAGGATTTCGAAAATGACTTAACACCTATCGGTAAAAGTATAATTAGTACCAAAAAATAA
- a CDS encoding Cof-type HAD-IIB family hydrolase yields the protein MKLLAIDLDGTLLNHKKNISKVNLAAIKDAQDNGVEVIIATGRAYFDAHKICRDAELSTKIISSNGAMIHTEKGELLHSFAMENNVVERSIKFLEDTELYYEVTTDNRIYTPHRCRDVLAIEVDRLTSANPEISKEKLLADTQKQFTQTGFTFVNHYQDILHTNEAFYNILAFSLDEEKRQQGWAYFTEQENLTVVSSADNNFELQHHEASKGNAVQLVANMLNIPLSETVAIGDSHNDLSMLKKVGYSVAMGNAKQEIKDICHMTTLLNDEHGVAHAIIHKINEKISL from the coding sequence ATGAAATTACTTGCAATAGATCTTGATGGCACCCTACTAAATCATAAGAAGAATATTAGTAAAGTAAACTTAGCTGCAATTAAAGATGCTCAGGACAATGGTGTAGAAGTTATCATTGCAACAGGAAGAGCATATTTTGATGCCCATAAAATATGTAGAGACGCTGAGTTATCAACAAAGATCATTAGTTCAAATGGGGCGATGATTCATACAGAAAAAGGTGAACTACTGCATTCATTTGCTATGGAAAATAACGTAGTTGAACGAAGTATCAAGTTTCTAGAAGACACCGAACTCTATTACGAGGTTACAACAGATAACAGAATATATACTCCACATCGTTGTCGTGATGTTTTGGCTATCGAGGTAGACCGTTTAACAAGTGCAAACCCAGAAATAAGTAAAGAAAAACTTCTTGCCGATACGCAAAAACAATTTACTCAAACAGGCTTTACGTTTGTTAATCACTATCAAGATATTCTTCATACAAATGAAGCATTTTATAACATCCTTGCTTTTTCCTTAGATGAGGAAAAGCGACAACAAGGATGGGCTTATTTCACAGAACAAGAAAACCTCACTGTTGTTTCATCAGCAGATAATAATTTTGAACTTCAACATCATGAAGCATCTAAAGGAAATGCAGTACAGCTTGTGGCAAATATGCTAAACATTCCACTTAGCGAAACAGTAGCAATTGGAGATAGCCATAACGATTTGTCGATGCTTAAAAAGGTTGGATATAGTGTTGCAATGGGAAACGCAAAACAAGAGATTAAAGATATTTGTCATATGACGACATTACTTAATGATGAGCATGGTGTCGCACATGCCATTATTCATAAGATTAACGAAAAAATATCATTATAA